The following coding sequences lie in one Brevibacterium marinum genomic window:
- a CDS encoding DUF3237 domain-containing protein, which yields MTATPEDPIDPGPDEVAPPGLSYLATIDVDVDAPITIGSTVDGLRKVVPIRGGRVSGPGLSGDVLDAGADFQQYPTDTVAHLAADYVLRTDDGHHVLVENRALRTGSSSDLSKLMSGEHVDPGRIYFRCVPRLSADRSGPYAWMSDVLFIGSGVRSPNGVRIDIFQVL from the coding sequence ATGACAGCGACGCCTGAGGATCCGATCGACCCGGGCCCTGATGAGGTAGCGCCACCGGGTCTGTCGTACCTGGCGACCATCGACGTCGACGTGGACGCACCGATCACGATCGGCAGCACCGTCGATGGTCTGCGCAAGGTCGTCCCCATCCGCGGCGGACGGGTCAGCGGCCCGGGGCTCAGCGGAGACGTCCTCGACGCCGGTGCCGACTTCCAGCAGTACCCCACCGATACCGTTGCCCATCTCGCCGCCGACTATGTTCTCAGGACCGATGACGGGCACCATGTCCTCGTCGAAAACCGAGCGCTGCGCACAGGCAGCAGCAGCGACCTCAGCAAGCTCATGAGCGGCGAGCATGTCGATCCGGGGAGGATCTACTTTCGGTGCGTACCCAGGTTGAGCGCCGATCGGTCGGGCCCCTACGCCTGGATGAGCGACGTTCTGTTCATCGGCAGCGGAGTGCGCAGTCCCAACGGCGTGAGGATCGACATCTTCCAGGTCCTCTGA